Within the Desulfovibrio aminophilus DSM 12254 genome, the region GCCCCGGTGCTGGACTCGGACCGGCTGGCCGAACTCCTGGGCCACGGCCTGGCCCTGGAACATTTCTTCGGCGGCCCGCAGGATATGGAGTGGGCCGTCGGCCAGGACGGACGGCTGGTGCTCCTGCAATGCCGCCCCCTGGGCCTGGAGTCCGAGGAGCCCGAGGCCGGGGAGGTGGCCCGCGACCTGGAGCCGCTGCTCACGGGCGGACAGACCGCCTCGCGCGGGGCGGCCTCGGGCCGGGTCTTCCTGGCCGACGGCCGGGATCTCGCGGGCCTGCCGGAGAACGCCATCCTCGTGGTCCGCACCACCAATCCGGCTTACGCCGCCCTGGCCGGGCGCATCCGGGGGCTGGTGGCCGAGGTGGGCAGCGCGGCCAGCCACCTGGCCTCGGTGTTGCGTGAATTCGGGGTGCCCGCCCTGGTGGACGTCGCCGGAGCGACGGCATCGCTACCCGAGGAAGAGCTGGTGACGCTGGACGCCGACGGCCGACGAATCCTGCCCGGCGAGGTCTCCGAAGTGTTGGCCGCCCGGACCCGCCGCCGCGCTTTGGCCTTCGAGACTCCGGCCCACCGCCGCCTGCGCGCCCTGCTGGACCACATCTCGCCGCTGCATCTCACCGACCCGCACGCCCCGGAGTTCACCCCGGACGGCTGCCGGACCCTGCACGACGTGATCCGTTTCGCCCATGAGAAGATCATGAAGGTCGTCTTCGACCTCTCCGGCGCGGCCGCTGGAACCCAGGCCGCCAAGCTCACGGCGGCCGTGCCCCTGGACATCCGCGTGGTGGACCTGGGCGGGGGCCTGCGGCCCGGACTGAGCACCTGCGACACCGTGCGGCCCGAGGACATCGTCTCGCGCCCCATGCGCGCGGTCTGGCGCGGCTTCATGCACCCGGGCATCACCTGGTCCGGGGCCGTGAACTTGGACCTGCGCAACCTCTTCACCCTCTTCGCCTCCTCGGCCGCCGGACTGTCCGGGCCCGACGCCCCGGGCGGCGAGAGCTTCGCCGTGCTGGCCGCCGACTACCTCAACTTCAACGCCAAGTTCGGCTACCATTTCGCCAACGTGGACAGCATCTGCGGCGACGACCCGGCCCTCAACTACGTCACCGTGCAATTCGCGGGCGGCGCGGGCAACTATCTGGGCAAGTCCCTGCGGGTGAATTTCCTGGCGGGAGTGCTCACGCGCCTCGGTTTTACCGTGCATCTTTCCGGCGAACTGCTGGAGGCCTCGCTCCCAGGCCTTCCCGCCGAGGACATGGAGCGGGCCCTGGACCAGCTCGGACGGCTCCTGGCCTCCAGCCGCCTGTTGGATGTGGCCATCTCCCGCCAGGCCCAGGTGGAGCCCATGGTCGAGGCCTTCTTCAACGAGGACTACGACTTCCTGGACCGGGCCACGGCGGTCCGGCTGCCCGGTTTCCACGCCGTGCTCGGCCGCTGGAGCCGCGTCGAGGACGAGGGCCGGGTCTGGGTGGAGCAGGACGGTTCGGCCTGGATGCCGCGCCTGTCCGCCGGGTTGTCCGGCTTCCTGACGCGGCTGGTGGGCCCGCGCTACCAGGAGTTCCTGGACACCATCGGGGCCTACCACTACTTCCCGCTGGCCGTGGCCAAGGGTGCGGAGATGGCGGACGGCCGCCTCGAGGTTCTGGTCCGGCCCCTGTCCGGGGTGGTGGACCGCGCCGGAGGCATGGCCTTCGGCCTGCGCAACCTGGGGAACTACTTCGTCTTCAGGATCAACGCCGTGGAGAACAACGTGGTCTTCTCGGAGTTCGTGAACAGCCGCCGCCACATCCGGGCCATGCGCCACCTGCCGCTGGAGAGCGGCCGGACCTACGCCCTGGCCGTGGAGGTCGGAGACTCGCGCATGCGCGGTTTCGTGGATGGGAAGCCGGTGCTGGAATACGACGCGAGCCGCCGGGTGCGCGGCCACGTGGGGCTCTGGACCAAGGCCGACTCCGTGACCCGCTTCGCCGCCCTGGTCCAGGAGACGGCCTCGGACCGCAAGACGCTCTGCTAGGCGGGGTCGCCGGGCCAGCGGGCCGCCAGCACCCGGCGATGGAGCACCACGGGCTCGGACTCGATGCCGTAGGCCTCGTCGCCCGGGTAGAGCCGGGCCCGCTCGGGGTCGTCGCCCGCGAAGGCGCGGATGGCGTCCATGGACTCCCAATAGGTGACCAGGGTGATGACCAGCCCTTCCGGCGCGTCCCGCTCCAGGATCTGATGGCCCAGGAAACCCGGCAGGGACTCGGCGTCGCGGACACCGGTGCGGTCCAGATGAAGAAGAAACCCCTCGCGCCGGTCGCGGGGGCATCGGCAGCTCCATTCCCGGGCGATCACGGCCGGCCCCCTTGTCCGGCGTCGTCCAGGGCCTCCAAGGCCAGACGAACGGCCAGGGCCACGCACTCCAGGCAGGTTTCGCGCATGTTGCCGTCCTTGTAGCGCGCCTGCCCCTCGGGGGTGCGGAAGTCGCAACCGATGATCTCGTAGCAGTTGGTGGAGCCGTAGGCGGCCGTGAAGCCCTCGATGAGGTGCTGGGTCGGGGCGTAGGCCAGATCCAGGAGTTCCCGCTCGGGCCGGTCGCGGCCGACGAACAGGCTCAGGGCCAGGATGCCGCCGGTCACGGCCCCGCACGTCCCGCAGGTGCGCGCGAGGCCGGAACAAAAGGCCGTGGCCAGGCGTGGAATGAGAGGCGACTCCAGGCCCTTGGCCCGGGTCACGGCCAGGAGCACGCTTTCGGCGCAGAGCCAGCCTTCCTGCATGAGTTGGCGGGCGTTGCGTTCCACAGTCACGGGACACCTCCGTCTGGTTGCAAAAAAAAACCCCGGCCATCTGGCCGGGGCTCACGTACACTGGCTCGCGGCCGGAATTATTCGGTCTCGGCGGTGCGCTTGGCCGGCTTGACCACCGCGCCGGAACGGATGCAACGGGTGCAGGCGCTCACGGTCATGACCTGGCCGTTGGGGGCCTGATGGCGCACTTTCTGAAGGTTGGGCAGAAAGCGGCGCTTGCTTTTGTTGTTGGCGTGGCTCACATTGTTGCCGGACTGGGGAATCTTGCCGCAAATATCGCAAATCTGGGACATGGTGGCCTCCTCGCGCGCGTGGCGTCGTTCTTCGTCTTCAGGCCCCGGCCGGAGAGGGCTCCAGGCGGCGGGGAAGGGACTCTTTACCTCCTCTCCAGGCAAAACGCAAGGGCTTTTTTCTTGACAAGGACCACCGGCTCGGCTAGGGGGGTCGGTTGCGAGGGGTATATGTCCAAGATTTGGGTGGAACTGGCCGACATCCCGGCTGAAGGCCGGGTCTTTTCTTTTGAGGACCAGGGGTTCTGGCAGGAATCCCTGCGGACCTGCGTCCTCTCCGCGACCATCGCCGCGCCCCTGCGCGCGGAGGTCACGGTTCTGCCGGACGAGCGGGGCGCGCTCGTGCGCGGAACCCTGCGCGGCTCCGTCGTTCTGCCCTGTGACCGCTGCTCCGAGGATTGCGAACAGACCGTGGACGAGGAGTTCGAGGTTTACGAGGAACTGCCCGCCGAGGGCGGCGAGTCCGCCGAGGAGTCCCGCGTGGTCGAGGAGGACGGAGTCCAGCGCCTGAATCTGGGCGCGGTGCTCTGGGAGCAGTTCGTCCTGGCCCTGCCGCCCAAACCGCTCTGCCGCGAGGACTGCAAGGGCCTGTGCCCCCGCTGCGGCGGCAACCGCAACTTCCAGGAATGCGACTGCGCCGAGGGCGGCAACGACCCGCGCCTGTCGGTCTTCCGCAATCTGAAGATTTCCTAGCCCTCGGGTAATCATTGCCCCCGGGACCGAATCGCGATATTCTCAACCTTGAGGAGAAAATGCCATGGCTCAGCCGAAAAAGAAGACCTCTCAGTCCCGGCGCAACATGCGTCGCTCCCACGACCACGTGGCCGTTCCCAACGTCATCTACTGCGAGTGCGGCGAACCCACCCTGTCCCATCGCGCCTGTTCCGTGTGCGGCACCTACAAGGGCCGCAAGGTGACGCCCGACGGTGATGCTCAGTAAGACGCCACGCATCGCCGTCGACGCCATGGGCGGCGATTTCGGACCCCGCGTCAACGTTCCGGCCGCCGTGCGCGCGGCCGAGCAGGGCGCGTCGATCATCCTGGTCGGCGACGAGGCTCAGATCCGGGACGAACTCTCGCGCTGCAAGACCGAGGGTCTGGACATCCATGTCGTCCACGCCTCCCAGGTGGTGGGCATGGACGAAAAACCTTCCGAGGCCCTGCGCCGCAAGAAGGATTCCTCCATCCAGGTGGCCTGCCGTCTGGTCAAGGAAGGCCAGGCCGACGGCGTGGTCAGCGCGGGCAACTCCGGCGCGGTGGTGGCCTGCGGCATGTTCACCGTCGGCCGCATCGCGGGCATCGACCGGCCCGCCCTGGCCGGGATCATGCCCACGGAAAAGCGCCCCTGCATCCTCATCGATGTGGGCGCCAACGTGGACTCCAAGGCCTTCCACCTGGCCCAGTTCGCCATCATGGCGGACGTGCTGGCCCGCGACGTGCTGGGCGTGCCCAAGCCGCGGGTCGGGCTCCTGTCCATCGGCGAAGAGGAAGGCAAGGGCAATTCCGTGGTCAAGGAGGCCTTCGACCTCCTGCGCAAGTCCTCCATCAACTTCATCGGCAACGCCGAGGGCCGGGACATCTTCGCGGGCAACTACGACGTGGTGGTCTGCGACGGGTTCGTGGGCAACGTGGCCCTCAAGCTTTCCGAGGGTCTGGCCCGCAGCTTCGGCAACCTGCTCAAGGGCGAACTCAAGCGAGGGCTGCTGTCCAAGCTGGGCACGCTGCTCTCCCTGGGAGCCCTGACCCGCTTCGCCAAGCTCGTGGACTACGCCGAATACGGCGGGGCCCCGCTCCTGGGGCTCAAAGGCATCGTCATCGTCTGCCATGGCGCGAGCAACGTGAAGGCCATCACCAACGCCATCCGCATGGGCTCCACCTTCACCGCCAACCGGGCGCACCAA harbors:
- a CDS encoding PEP/pyruvate-binding domain-containing protein; translation: MLEFLGKKKTCRLLAQTEGQHVEMHARFRAFLTHNYDALSALAALEQVYHSGSPFGMAQVRKLYDGLAASVRDMAEALNVLAHGRYAALAGALERIDAEARAVLETRALPPDCPLILPLEAVGAAQIPFIGAKAGNLARLGNELGVPVPRGFAVTARAFELFLDSAGLSEKIAGLLDGLDQEAPRALETTCRDIRALILAADLPPELAREVNAAYAALEARTRPGVFVAVRSSAVGEDTEASFAGQYATVLGVDRAGLAAAYKTVAASKYTPHALLYRTRHGLEDRDAPMCVAVIEMIDAAAAGVAYTRDPGAPGAETFRVAGIWGLGEPLVGGEVSADTFILDRRGGGVLRAEIARKERRLVCVPGGGARMEDVPEELRRAPVLDSDRLAELLGHGLALEHFFGGPQDMEWAVGQDGRLVLLQCRPLGLESEEPEAGEVARDLEPLLTGGQTASRGAASGRVFLADGRDLAGLPENAILVVRTTNPAYAALAGRIRGLVAEVGSAASHLASVLREFGVPALVDVAGATASLPEEELVTLDADGRRILPGEVSEVLAARTRRRALAFETPAHRRLRALLDHISPLHLTDPHAPEFTPDGCRTLHDVIRFAHEKIMKVVFDLSGAAAGTQAAKLTAAVPLDIRVVDLGGGLRPGLSTCDTVRPEDIVSRPMRAVWRGFMHPGITWSGAVNLDLRNLFTLFASSAAGLSGPDAPGGESFAVLAADYLNFNAKFGYHFANVDSICGDDPALNYVTVQFAGGAGNYLGKSLRVNFLAGVLTRLGFTVHLSGELLEASLPGLPAEDMERALDQLGRLLASSRLLDVAISRQAQVEPMVEAFFNEDYDFLDRATAVRLPGFHAVLGRWSRVEDEGRVWVEQDGSAWMPRLSAGLSGFLTRLVGPRYQEFLDTIGAYHYFPLAVAKGAEMADGRLEVLVRPLSGVVDRAGGMAFGLRNLGNYFVFRINAVENNVVFSEFVNSRRHIRAMRHLPLESGRTYALAVEVGDSRMRGFVDGKPVLEYDASRRVRGHVGLWTKADSVTRFAALVQETASDRKTLC
- a CDS encoding antibiotic biosynthesis monooxygenase family protein → MIAREWSCRCPRDRREGFLLHLDRTGVRDAESLPGFLGHQILERDAPEGLVITLVTYWESMDAIRAFAGDDPERARLYPGDEAYGIESEPVVLHRRVLAARWPGDPA
- a CDS encoding C-GCAxxG-C-C family protein, producing MTVERNARQLMQEGWLCAESVLLAVTRAKGLESPLIPRLATAFCSGLARTCGTCGAVTGGILALSLFVGRDRPERELLDLAYAPTQHLIEGFTAAYGSTNCYEIIGCDFRTPEGQARYKDGNMRETCLECVALAVRLALEALDDAGQGGRP
- the rpmB gene encoding 50S ribosomal protein L28 is translated as MSQICDICGKIPQSGNNVSHANNKSKRRFLPNLQKVRHQAPNGQVMTVSACTRCIRSGAVVKPAKRTAETE
- a CDS encoding YceD family protein, yielding MSKIWVELADIPAEGRVFSFEDQGFWQESLRTCVLSATIAAPLRAEVTVLPDERGALVRGTLRGSVVLPCDRCSEDCEQTVDEEFEVYEELPAEGGESAEESRVVEEDGVQRLNLGAVLWEQFVLALPPKPLCREDCKGLCPRCGGNRNFQECDCAEGGNDPRLSVFRNLKIS
- the rpmF gene encoding 50S ribosomal protein L32, with translation MAQPKKKTSQSRRNMRRSHDHVAVPNVIYCECGEPTLSHRACSVCGTYKGRKVTPDGDAQ
- the plsX gene encoding phosphate acyltransferase PlsX, producing MLSKTPRIAVDAMGGDFGPRVNVPAAVRAAEQGASIILVGDEAQIRDELSRCKTEGLDIHVVHASQVVGMDEKPSEALRRKKDSSIQVACRLVKEGQADGVVSAGNSGAVVACGMFTVGRIAGIDRPALAGIMPTEKRPCILIDVGANVDSKAFHLAQFAIMADVLARDVLGVPKPRVGLLSIGEEEGKGNSVVKEAFDLLRKSSINFIGNAEGRDIFAGNYDVVVCDGFVGNVALKLSEGLARSFGNLLKGELKRGLLSKLGTLLSLGALTRFAKLVDYAEYGGAPLLGLKGIVIVCHGASNVKAITNAIRMGSTFTANRAHQHIERDLEANSEIARFGRPSAKAS